From Micromonas commoda chromosome 3, complete sequence, a single genomic window includes:
- a CDS encoding predicted protein, with the protein MEEDEDGLFATVSRALECVEGWCAHWSPECLRAVLGDDANDANDENDANCARALADALLVAARRAAPAILAVERFARERRARCGGASTTVVELCGASRGHLLGALIASLRLEGVERVVLVDPRWPRAGAGDDASGDAAEAAASVPKKTDDARLPTAHVDARADGWWTHRGVAPPHRWKASAKNASHLRSLAAALRRARVAGAAPGAIAIVANAVGGTGDLRALQLYHAPYGDRTRDLLTDDDDDLANADVALAMFPGAPPERTEARRRNLTYRAGPEHEFSVRRIWPGRYAGRYNGASVESFARRAWAAHVRVGSGGVGVKSSTPDGFHDRDPPLVTATRASAREAGWGAEGGAEGGAEGGAEGDAFGAVALSVVEQLAAVNARVVAKLRRVGILRDDDRYNDRYNDRYDDRYDDDDVTLRRADPNAWVAGGYCEHHYVPEPPGPHSLCFEAFLGADREPAGFVAFSAYDADDSYDDGDGSHDGDGGLADDEDEHAGDVRDRYDDRYVARPGGSLNNAQVDRLCVLPERRGRGVKERLLRCADGFHACGVPVRVKTASISAAKSFVRCALLAYDGFKDPTRAGVSKRRGTKTVVVVDEDPSRPRDDPRRYEDDWRNREAGRSIPVAAETPKTPEEQEGEPAGSGGRRGGNVGGDGLDRESRAKSEAILRSDGDRRAAATRAALNRVAPDTVVAVADTIAASLADAFADHAGVRGGDDARAAPPEVSSTADLVAVRGSRDAMFRATYADVAARVALVLASRSTDGVFRRDVFVSAVASAASAPLVRCAAGKGGSDLAGCAGFLAELRARGLVANEEMIRGAIGSLLAGACAEMDGSVPVDVATCAPALCAAIEGGLGIGLIEGDIEGDIEGDVEGEGGVDRGTDSLGVAVRDALTRAHAGDGVNLGGRLRFLAGRALAELGTGDAAALGVGGFSRLAKNGAGAGRGRSIAPPATSNALLGGAMTRAEVHHVASREMRCEVAFAGSRKAVDRGMRRGWTFAYVGSPVRILDGSRTTDFCRVFAPSKAVRDPAELTETADAHRKGRYERVRWAEAEAREWPRDGLPQTRPAP; encoded by the coding sequence atggaggaggacgaggacggcctTTTCGCGACGGTatcgcgcgcgctggagTGCGTCGAGGGCTGGTGCGCCCACTGGTCCCCCGAGtgcctccgcgcggtgctcggagacgacgcgaacgacgcgaacgacgagaacgacgccaactgcgcgcgcgccctcgccgacgcgttgctcgtcgcggctcgtcgcgcggctcccgcgatcctcgccgtgGAACGATTCGCACGCGAgagacgggcgcgatgcggcggcgcgtcgacgacggtcgTGGAGCTctgcggcgcgtcgcgggggcaCCTGCTCGGCGCCCTCATCGCGTCCTTGCgtctcgagggcgtcgagcgggtGGTGCTCGTGGACCCGCGATggccccgcgcgggcgcgggcgacgacgcatccggcgacgctgccgaggccgccgcgagtgTTCCCAAgaagacggacgacgcgcgtctgcccaccgcgcacgtggacgcgcgggcggacgGCTGGTGGacgcaccgcggcgtcgccccgccgcaTCGATGGAAAGCGAGCGCGAAAAACGCCAGCCACCTGAgatcgctcgccgccgcgctccgtcgagcgcgcgtcgccggcgccgccccgggcgcgatAGCCATCGTGGCGAACGCGGTGGGGGGCACGGGCGACCTGCGGGCGCTGCAGCTGTACCACGCCCCCTACGgggatcgaacccgcgaccttttaaccgacgacgacgacgacctcgccaacgccgacgtcgcgctcgcgatgttCCCAGGCGCACCCCCCGAGCGAACGGAAGCGCGCAGGCGGAACCTGACGTACCGCGCGGGGCCTGAACACGAGTTCTCCGTCAGGCGCATATGGCCCGGGCGTTACGCCGGGCGTTACAACGGCGCATCCGTCGAGTCGTTCGCACGGAGAGCGTGGGCGGcgcacgttcgcgtcggctcCGGCGGAGTCGGCGTGAAGTCTTCGACGCCCGACGGGTTTCACgaccgcgacccgccgctcgtgacggcgacgagggcgagcgcgagggaggcggggtggggtgccgaggggggtgccgaggggggtgccgaggggggtgccgagggggacgcgttcggcgccgtggctctgtccgtcgtcgagcaactcgcggcggtgaacgcacgcgtcgtcgcgaagttgcgacgcgtcggtatcctccgcgacgacgaccgttacaaCGACCGTTACaacgaccgttacgacgaccgttacgacgacgacgacgtgacgTTGCGACGCGCCGACCCCAACGCCTGGGTCGCCGGGGGATACTGCGAGCACCACTACGTCCCGGAGCCGCCCGGGCCGCACTCGCTGTGCTTCGAGGCTTTTCTCGGCGCCGATCGAGAACCCGCGGGCTTCGTAGCCTTCTCGgcgtacgacgccgacgattcgtacgacgacggcgacggttcgcatgacggcgacggggggctggccgacgacgaggacgaacaCGCGGGTGACGTGcgcgaccgttacgacgaccgttacgtCGCGAGGCCCGGCGGTTCGCTGAATAACGCGCAGGTGGACAGGCTGTGCGTGCTCCCGGAGCGAAGGGGACGCGGAGTCAAGGAGAGGCTCCTGCGGTGCGCGGATGGGTTCCACGCGTGCGGGGTGCCGGTTCGCGTCAAGACGGCGAGTATAAGCGCCGCGAAGTCGTTCGTGAGGTGCGCGCTCTTGGCGTACGACGGTTTCAAGgatccgacgcgagcgggcgTGAGCAAGCGCCGGGGGACCAAGACAGTCGTCGTGGTGGACGAAGACCCGTCTCGACCGCGCGATGATCCCAGGCGGTACGAGGACGACTGGCGGAATCGCGAGGCGGGGCGATCGATCCCGGTCGCGGCCGAGACGCCGAAGACGCCGGAGGAGCAGGAGGGTGAACCGGCGGGGAGCGGGGGTAGACGCGGGGGGAAcgtcggaggcgacgggctcgaTCGGGAGTCTCGCGCAAAGTCGGAGGCGATCCTTCGGAGCGACGgggatcgacgcgcggcggcgacgcgcgcggcgctcaaccgcgtcgcgccggacaccgtcgtcgccgtcgccgacacGATCGCCGcatccctcgccgacgccttcgccgaccACGCGGGAGTTCGAGGtggtgacgacgcgcgcgccgcgccgccggaggtTTCGTCCACTGCGgacctcgtcgcggtgaggggctcgagggacgcgatgTTCCGCGCGACgtacgcggacgtcgccgcgcgcgtcgcactTGTCCTCGCGTCTCGTTCGACCGACGGCGTcttccgtcgcgacgtcttcgtctccgcggtcgcctccgccgcgtccgcgccgctaGTTCGATGCGCCGCGGGGAAGGGCGGGTCGGACCTCGCGGGGTGCGCGGGCTTTTTAGCCGAGCTGAGGGCGAGGGGCTTGGTCGCCAACGAAGAGATGATTCGAGGCGCGATCGGCTCGCTTCTCGCCGGGGCGtgcgcggagatggacgggAGCGTTccggtcgacgtcgcgacgtgcgcgccggcgttgtgcgccgcgatcgagggCGGGCTCGGGATTGGGCTCATCGAAGGGGATATCGAAGGGGATATCGAAGGGGATGTTGAAGGGGAAGGAGGGGTCGATCGCGGGACGGAttcgctcggcgtcgccgtccgcgacgcgttgacgcgcgcgcacgcgggcgacggggtgaACCTCGGCGGTCGTCTCAGGTTTCtcgccggccgcgcgctcgccgagttGGGCActggggacgccgcggctctcgggGTCGGCGGCTTTTCGCGGTTGGCAAAAAacggagccggcgcgggccggggacgatcgatcgcgccgcccgcgacgtcgaacgccCTGCTCGGAGGCGCGATGACTCGCGCGGAGGTGCAtcacgtcgcgtcgcgcgagatGCGATGCGAGGTTGCGTTCGCCGGGTCGCGAAAGGCGGTGGATCGGGGGATGCGCAGGGGTTGGACGTTTGCGTACGTCGGGTCGCCGGTTCGAATCCTGGACGGGTCGCGTACTACCGACTTTTGTCGCGTGTTCGCGCCCTCGAAGGCGGTGCGCGATCCGGCGGAGCTcacggagacggcggacgcgcaccGAAAGGGGAGGTACGAGCGGGTGCGctgggcggaggcggaggcgcgcgagtgGCCGCGAGACGGGCTCCCGCAaacgcgaccggcgccgtaA
- a CDS encoding predicted protein — protein MTGGGSHGAGSKRPARTDASALFKRGGPKAMRPAHRPGDAAGRAGWGGPDEEGDDRRDDEWGCATTTTATGGGGEVEPSRDGSLASHPRLAAKLRALCSALERPAGAHPNNLSVARWTATGDAALPFVAELLRTRGKHFTKFGHVCGARTYLLPEEVLFLVETERLAVVPPGRARKTNDDEKTNDGETNDGDDPAVSGAAMSLRAVRDAVTRRCGVREAWYQVFAKLAREGYTVRRFDSPWCQPPRGFSSGGGGDHAAFAGSGPLAGDFTTNVLSRDETVPPPREEEESTRPVPAADGWWVDASTWTGAPTEPIVPEPPESEHAPDTSAPFPLPVFQVYAPNRHFSKRDPDDVAFFVFHGDRPPNSDEVRTAANATANGFREGRERRAKNAHREDSSRGAPHAIPGEKMVYAHVSDSTVMMYRMTPSRAPESDEVPQSL, from the coding sequence atgaccGGTGGCGGGTCCCATGGCGCGGGGTCCAAGCGCCCGGCGCGtaccgacgcgtccgccctgTTCAAGCGGGGCGGCCCGAAGGCCATGCGACCGGCGCatcgacccggcgacgccgcggggcgcgccggctgGGGCGGTCCGGatgaggagggcgacgaccgccgcgacgacgaatggggatgcgcgacgacgacgacggcgacgggcggagGGGGCGAGGTCGAACCCTCCCGCGACGgatcgctcgcgtcgcacccgaggctcgccgccaagctcCGGGCGCTGTgctccgcgctcgagcgccccgcgggggcgcaccCGAACAACCTCAGCGTCGCGCGTTGGaccgccaccggcgacgccgcactcccgttcgtcgccgagctgctGCGGACGCGGGGCAAGCACTTCACGAAGTTCGGACACGTctgcggcgcgaggacgtaCCTGCTCCCGGAGGAGGTGCTCTTCCTGGTGGAGACGGAGAGGCTAGCGGTGGTGCcgccgggacgcgcgcggaagACGAACGACGATGAAAAGACaaacgacggcgagacgaaTGATGGTGATGATCCCGCCGTGTCGGGCGCCGCCATGTCgctgcgcgcggtgcgcgacgcggtgacgcgccggtgCGGGGTGCGCGAGGCCTGGTACCAAGTcttcgccaagctcgcgagggaggggTACACGGTGCGCAGGTTCGATTCACCGTGGTGCCAACCCCCCAGGGGCTtttcgagcggcggcggcggagaccaCGCGGCCTTCGCGGGGTCCGGGCCGTTAGCCGGAGACTTTACGACGAACGTTCTTAGCCGCGACGAAAcggttccgccgccgcgcgaggaagaggaaTCGACGCGTCCCGTCCCTGCCGCGGACGGCTGGtgggtggacgcgtcgacgtggacgggcgcgccgacggaacCGATCGTCCCCGAGCCGCCGGAGAGCGAACACGCGCCGGAtacgtccgcgccgttcccgcTCCCGGTGTTCCAGGTGTACGCTCCCAACAGGCACTTCAGCAAACgggacccggacgacgtggCGTTCTTCGTGTTCCACGGGGACAGGCCCCCGAACTCTGACGAGgtgcggacggcggcgaacgcgacggcgaacgggttccgcgaggggcgggaaCGTCGAGCGAAAAACGCGCACCGAGAAGACTCATCACGCGGAGCACCTCACGCGATCCCCGGCGAGAAGATGGTGTACGCGCACGTGTCGGACTCGACCGTCATGATGTACCGGATGacaccgtcgcgcgctccggAGTCGGACGAGGTGCCGCAGAGCCTTTAG
- a CDS encoding predicted protein, whose protein sequence is MERRRPLMTSSDRGSDSDHGSASPLARGGQLNGNHRRHLSSGGSSDDSSTDHDRDQPRNTSGLPVSFASNLNDAITGGGMVRVDSAKHIHEAMATIPGLHKRGKSLELPMTKRLAFRKCRSLTKRLPALLCMGLVVFLLCSAVFKPRGGNGAAETDQLNFGRPDDSTKIPRADPRGGERGRRRAMPLKLASSIGNELVHELDDLGRPMLRGAGHAVSSGLSAIGHIGGHRRHRPRGDDVDDR, encoded by the coding sequence ATGGAGCGACGCAGGCCGctgatgacgtcgtcggaccGCGGGTCCGACTCGGATCACGGGTCGGCCTCGCCGTTGGCCAGAGGCGGCCAACTCAACGGGAACCACCGGCGGCACCtcagcagcggcggcagctcGGACGACAGCAGCACCGATCACGACCGCGACCAGCCCAGGAACACCAGCGGGCTGCCGGtgtcgttcgcgtccaacCTCAACGACGccatcaccggcggcgggatggtCCGCGTCGACTCCGCGAAGCACATACACGAGGCGATGGCCACGATCCCTGGCCTGCACAAGCGCGGGAAGAGCCTGGAGCTGCCCATGACCAAGAGGCTGGCGTTCAGGAAGTGCCGGAGCCTGACGAAGAGGCTGCCCGCGCTCCTGTGCATGGGCCTGGTGGTGTTCCTGCTGTGCTCCGCGGTCTTCaagccgcgcggcgggaacggaGCCGCCGAGACGGATCAACTCAACTTTGGAAGACCCGACGATTCGACGAAGATCCCGAGGGCGGATCCGCGGGGGGGGgagcgaggacggcgacgcgcgatgccGCTCAAGCTGGCGAGCTCCATAGGCAACGAGCTGGTGCACGAGCTGGATGATCTGGGGCGGCCGATGCTGCGAGGCGCGGGGCACGCGGTGTCCTCGGGGCTCTCCGCCATCGGGCACATCGGCGGACACAGGAGACAtcggcctcgcggcgacgacgtcgacgaccggTGA
- a CDS encoding predicted protein, producing the protein MTTRAWASPAHPRAHICARSHRLSTARAPARSRRRATTTAAAAPDSAVAAWFAMSWPAIADLAVTKEELLAVPVPVILGVALVVGVGVNAAIVVGAGAFAASKDDDAERATLSSPATSDRETNNRPAFASASAASASDEPDEPDDFDLESILSLVEDAEAADIERKVSQSPGRDVYEPESFAQMVAHAADAVRAAISDGQDLLEVQLPSTAATVDSDATQAVNLRLAAAFGDDFVRRGNPRTGLPWRTHVLVPDRTEYERARAMFESEAFTKEDSGTAASSVRGGVRGRVTIGTLAEVDTSLAGRLEQTLAGTLGAEEESLQNAMQADLLVAVNCSSVELLQIEAYKATLLEGDGGRNEGPRDAYYSEEDAVARTSARVRPLVVFNCDLDDLRGDLGLVGFPPKALHARFLSRILPAFYVRRREYNKTFLGGKDGGGGVRQVYYGGALFREYPGPWQVMYREEKGVTDGVADGEVGRGGRGGARLVAVRSSRERFRLREVKQALKEAAGVDEEKGSVDEFLRGEAGVWEKLKPGTWWEQDDAIASAASQNWRT; encoded by the exons ATGACGACGCGAGCCtgggcgtcgcccgcgcatCCTCGTGCGCACATCTGCGCGCGCTCACATCGCTTatccacggcgcgcgcgccggcgaggtcgcgacgtcgtgcgacgaccaccgcggccgccgcgccggacagcgcggtggccgcctGGTTCGCGATGAGCTGGCCGGCGATCGCCGATCTGGCGGTGACGAAGGAGGAGCTCCTGGCGGTCCCGGTGCCCGTGATCCTGggcgtggcgctcgtcgtggGAGTGggcgtgaacgcggcgatcgtcgtcggcgccggcgccttcgccgccagcaaagacgacgacgccgagcgcgcgactTTGTCGTCACCCGCCACGTCGGATCGAGAAACCAACAACCgccccgccttcgcctccgcctccgccgcctccgcctccgacgaacccgacgaacccgacgacTTCGACCTGGAGTCCATCCTgagcctcgtcgaggacgccgaggctgcggacaTCGAGCGCAAGGTGTCGCAATCGCCCGGCAGGGACGTGTACGAACCCGAATCATTCGCGCAGATGgtggcgcacgccgcggacgccgtgcgAGCCGCCATAAGCGACGGCCAGGACCTCCTCGAGGTGCAACtcccgtccaccgccgcgacggtggacagcgacgcgacgcaggCGGTGAACCTTcgactcgcggcggcgttcggggACGATTTCGTCCGGAGGG GTAACCCGCGGACGGGGCTCCCGTGGCGGACGCACGTGCTGGTACCGGACAGGACCGAGTACGAACGCGCCCGAGCGATGTTCGAGTCTGAGGCGTTTACAAAGGAGGACTCGggaaccgccgcgagcagcgtcCGGGGCGGAGTGCGAGGTAGGGTCACCATAGGGACCCTGGCGGAGGTGGACACGAGCTTGGCGGGCAGGCTCGAGCAGACGCTGGCGGGGACgctgggcgccgaggaggagagccTGCAGAACGCGATGCAGGCGGACTTGCTCGTCGCGGTCAACTGCAGCAGCGTGGAGCTCCTGCAGATCGAGGCGTACAAGGCCACTctgctcgagggcgacggtgGGAGGAACGAAGGCCCGCGGGACGCGTACTACTCCGAGgag gacgccgtcgcgaggacctccgcgcgcgtgcgaccgCTCGTGGTGTTCAACtgcgacctcgacgaccttcgcggcgacctcgggtTGGTGGGGTTCCCGCCCAAGGCACTGCACGCGCGGTTCCTGTCGCGAATCCTGCCCGCGTTTTACGTCAGACGAAGGGAATATAACAAGACGTTTCTGGGCGGgaaagacggcggcgggggcgtgagGCAGGTGTActacggcggcgcgctgttcCGCGAGTACCCCGGCCCGTGGCAGGTCATGTACAGGGAGGAGAAGGGAGTTACTGACGGGGTTGCCGACGGGGAGGTTGGGCGGGGCGGTCGAgggggcgcgaggctggTGGCCGTGCGCAGCTCTCGCGAGCGGTTCCGACTGAGGGAGGTGAAGCAGGCGCTGAAGGAAGCGGccggggtggacgaggagaagggTAGCGTCGACGAGTTCCTCAGGGGCGAAGCCGGGGTGTGGGAGAAGCTGAAACCAGGGACGTGGTGGGAGCAagacgacgccatcgcctcggccgcgagcCAGAACTGGCGCACGTGA